In a single window of the Elaeis guineensis isolate ETL-2024a chromosome 4, EG11, whole genome shotgun sequence genome:
- the LOC105051827 gene encoding short-chain dehydrogenase TIC 32, chloroplastic isoform X3, which yields MGLWNWPWKAGSPSGFSSSSTAEEVTEGIDASHLTAIVTGATNGIGKETARVLALRGAKVIIPSRTMESGMKVKESLLEQNPDAKLQVMEMDLSSLSSVDAFARSFNSSNKHLNILINNAGIMACPFQLSRDGIELQFATNHLGHFLLTNLLLKKMKATAKETGIQGKIINVSSLAHRRSDGAWFDLDKINDKSRYKPVAAYSRSKLANILHANELSRRLQEEGSNVMANSLHPGMIITNIARYLNINVVVFSLAATLGKPLLKSIPQHEENVAN from the exons ATGGGCTTGTGGAACTGGCCTTGGAAAGCAGGATCACCTTCTGGCTTCAGTTCATCCTCGACCGCCGAAGAGGTCACTGAAGGGATTGATGCCAGCCATCTTACGGCAATTGTCACAG GAGCAACAAATGGCATTGGAAAAGAGACAGCAAGGGTTCTAGCTTTAAGAGGGGCAAAGGTCATCATACCATCCCGAACAATGGAGAGTGGCATGAAGGTCAAAGAGAGCCTGCTTGAACAAAATCCAGATGCGAAGCTCCAAGTCATGGAGATGGATCTCAGCTCCCTCAGCTCTGTCGATGCCTTTGCTCGCTCCTTCAATTCATCAAACAAACATCTAAACATCCTCAT CAACAATGCAGGCATAATGGCTTGTCCATTTCAATTGTCAAGAGATGGAATAGAGTTGCAATTTGCTACAAATCACCTTG GACATTTTTTACTGACAAATCTCTTACTCAAAAAGATGAAAGCCACAGCCAAGGAAACAGGAATACAGGGAAAGATAATCAATGTCTCATCACTTGCACACAGAAGAAGTGATGGAGCTTGGTTTGATCTTGATAAGATCAATGACAAGTCAAG GTATAAACCTGTTGCCGCATATTCTCGCTCAAAACTAGCAAATATACTGCATGCAAATGAGTTATCTAGGCGTTTACAG GAAGAGGGGTCTAATGTAATGGCCAACTCTTTGCACCCAGGAATGATAATCACCAATATAGCTCGCTACTTAAACATAAATG TTGTAGTGTTTTCACTTGCTGCTACTCTAGGAAAACCTCTTCTAAAGAGCATACCCCAG CATGAGGAAAATGTCGCAAACTAA
- the LOC105051827 gene encoding short-chain dehydrogenase TIC 32 A, chloroplastic isoform X2 — MGLWNWPWKAGSPSGFSSSSTAEEVTEGIDASHLTAIVTGATNGIGKETARVLALRGAKVIIPSRTMESGMKVKESLLEQNPDAKLQVMEMDLSSLSSVDAFARSFNSSNKHLNILINNAGIMACPFQLSRDGIELQFATNHLGHFLLTNLLLKKMKATAKETGIQGKIINVSSLAHRRSDGAWFDLDKINDKSRYKPVAAYSRSKLANILHANELSRRLQGAATTCYLALHPNATNITGKYFVNCNEATPSLKARDKALGKGLWEFSEELLKRSSRQP, encoded by the exons ATGGGCTTGTGGAACTGGCCTTGGAAAGCAGGATCACCTTCTGGCTTCAGTTCATCCTCGACCGCCGAAGAGGTCACTGAAGGGATTGATGCCAGCCATCTTACGGCAATTGTCACAG GAGCAACAAATGGCATTGGAAAAGAGACAGCAAGGGTTCTAGCTTTAAGAGGGGCAAAGGTCATCATACCATCCCGAACAATGGAGAGTGGCATGAAGGTCAAAGAGAGCCTGCTTGAACAAAATCCAGATGCGAAGCTCCAAGTCATGGAGATGGATCTCAGCTCCCTCAGCTCTGTCGATGCCTTTGCTCGCTCCTTCAATTCATCAAACAAACATCTAAACATCCTCAT CAACAATGCAGGCATAATGGCTTGTCCATTTCAATTGTCAAGAGATGGAATAGAGTTGCAATTTGCTACAAATCACCTTG GACATTTTTTACTGACAAATCTCTTACTCAAAAAGATGAAAGCCACAGCCAAGGAAACAGGAATACAGGGAAAGATAATCAATGTCTCATCACTTGCACACAGAAGAAGTGATGGAGCTTGGTTTGATCTTGATAAGATCAATGACAAGTCAAG GTATAAACCTGTTGCCGCATATTCTCGCTCAAAACTAGCAAATATACTGCATGCAAATGAGTTATCTAGGCGTTTACAG GGAGCTGCAACTACCTGTTATTTAGCATTACATCCAAATGCAACAAACATAACTGGAAAATATTTTGTTAACTGCAATGAGGCAACACCTTCTCTGAAGGCAAGAGATAAAGCTCTGGGCAAAGGGCTGTGGGAGTTTAGTGAAGAGCTTCTTAAGAGAAGCAGCAGGCAACCATAA
- the LOC105051827 gene encoding short-chain dehydrogenase TIC 32, chloroplastic isoform X1, translating into MGLWNWPWKAGSPSGFSSSSTAEEVTEGIDASHLTAIVTGATNGIGKETARVLALRGAKVIIPSRTMESGMKVKESLLEQNPDAKLQVMEMDLSSLSSVDAFARSFNSSNKHLNILINNAGIMACPFQLSRDGIELQFATNHLGHFLLTNLLLKKMKATAKETGIQGKIINVSSLAHRRSDGAWFDLDKINDKSRYKPVAAYSRSKLANILHANELSRRLQEEGSNVMANSLHPGMIITNIARYLNINVVVFSLAATLGKPLLKSIPQGAATTCYLALHPNATNITGKYFVNCNEATPSLKARDKALGKGLWEFSEELLKRSSRQP; encoded by the exons ATGGGCTTGTGGAACTGGCCTTGGAAAGCAGGATCACCTTCTGGCTTCAGTTCATCCTCGACCGCCGAAGAGGTCACTGAAGGGATTGATGCCAGCCATCTTACGGCAATTGTCACAG GAGCAACAAATGGCATTGGAAAAGAGACAGCAAGGGTTCTAGCTTTAAGAGGGGCAAAGGTCATCATACCATCCCGAACAATGGAGAGTGGCATGAAGGTCAAAGAGAGCCTGCTTGAACAAAATCCAGATGCGAAGCTCCAAGTCATGGAGATGGATCTCAGCTCCCTCAGCTCTGTCGATGCCTTTGCTCGCTCCTTCAATTCATCAAACAAACATCTAAACATCCTCAT CAACAATGCAGGCATAATGGCTTGTCCATTTCAATTGTCAAGAGATGGAATAGAGTTGCAATTTGCTACAAATCACCTTG GACATTTTTTACTGACAAATCTCTTACTCAAAAAGATGAAAGCCACAGCCAAGGAAACAGGAATACAGGGAAAGATAATCAATGTCTCATCACTTGCACACAGAAGAAGTGATGGAGCTTGGTTTGATCTTGATAAGATCAATGACAAGTCAAG GTATAAACCTGTTGCCGCATATTCTCGCTCAAAACTAGCAAATATACTGCATGCAAATGAGTTATCTAGGCGTTTACAG GAAGAGGGGTCTAATGTAATGGCCAACTCTTTGCACCCAGGAATGATAATCACCAATATAGCTCGCTACTTAAACATAAATG TTGTAGTGTTTTCACTTGCTGCTACTCTAGGAAAACCTCTTCTAAAGAGCATACCCCAG GGAGCTGCAACTACCTGTTATTTAGCATTACATCCAAATGCAACAAACATAACTGGAAAATATTTTGTTAACTGCAATGAGGCAACACCTTCTCTGAAGGCAAGAGATAAAGCTCTGGGCAAAGGGCTGTGGGAGTTTAGTGAAGAGCTTCTTAAGAGAAGCAGCAGGCAACCATAA
- the LOC105051828 gene encoding zinc-finger homeodomain protein 2, producing MDLSVVPYGETGRSKGGLGGELRAAAELTASAAGVGGGGKYGECMRNHAAAIGGQAFDGCMEFMPGGEEGTLEALKCAACGCHRNFHRRDGFSSSDPRRPLLLKAPPLPAFLPPPPHPMPLPFHAIHPPPPPPLPQPMAYQVDRSRVGSETPPRREEPLQPADGPRGAGRKRFRTKFTQEQKEKMQAFAEKLGWRIQKHDDVALEEFCVEVGVKRHVLKVWMHNNKNHLSSSATTATSAAAPKPDATSAPPIRV from the coding sequence ATGGATTTAAGCGTGGTGCCATACGGCGAGACGGGGAGAAGTAAAGGGGGTCTAGGAGGAGAGCTGAGGGCAGCGGCGGAGCTCACCGCCTCCGCTGCCGGAGTCGGTGGTGGGGGGAAGTATGGGGAGTGCATGAGGAACCATGCGGCGGCGATCGGCGGGCAGGCGTTTGACGGGTGCATGGAGTTCATGCCGGGAGGTGAGGAAGGGACGCTGGAGGCGCTGAAATGCGCGGCCTGCGGCTGCCACCGGAACTTCCACCGCCGGGATGGCTTCTCCTCCAGTGACCCCCGTCGCCCGCTCCTCCTCAAGGCGCCTCCGCTGCCGGCGTTCCTCCCCCCACCGCCGCACCCGATGCCGCTGCCCTTCCACGCGATCCACCCTCCCCCGCCACCGCCGCTGCCGCAGCCCATGGCATATCAGGTAGATCGGAGCAGAGTCGGGTCGGAGACGCCACCGCGGCGTGAGGAGCCTCTCCAGCCGGCGGATGGACCGCGGGGAGCCGGCCGGAAGCGTTTCCGAACCAAATTCAcccaagaacagaaggagaagatGCAAGCATTCGCGGAGAAGCTCGGGTGGCGGATCCAGAAGCACGACGACGTCGCACTCGAGGAGTTCTGCGTCGAGGTCGGCGTCAAGCGTCACGTGCTCAAGGTGTGGATGCACAACAACAAGAACCACCTATCCTCCTCCGCCACCACCGCCACCTCCGCCGCCGCTCCGAAGCCCGACGCTACCTCCGCCCCTCCCATCCGCGTCTAG